Proteins from a genomic interval of Acidobacteriota bacterium:
- a CDS encoding DUF885 family protein — protein MRRALPAGIVLAVLAVVLVFLATPRGTPSSSYDALVDLFGEWREFARPPMDAGVPDYGAAAMAAQSRALPEWQARLAAIDTSRWPVTQRHDHAVVEAEMAGLDFDHRVRKPWARDPGFYRVVYVSQSDTPAAEGVAGEGVLEVWRHDFPVDGAALEDVRTRLRAARGRLERARANLTGDGRDLWRAGVAVFRDQVDALDTLTVRLASAQPELVPDAKDATEAARDFLAWLEAELPKKQGPSGIGVEAYDWHARHVRLSPYAWSDQVAILQRELGRAWSSLRFEEVRNRDLPPLTATTVAEEHDRRSQEAVTDFLEFARTREIFTVEPFMDAALRVQVGRYLPPSPPREFFREADHHDAMAMRVHDMHWIELARMELEPHASPIRRVPLLFNIWVDRAEGIATGLEEQMLVAGLYDPRPRSRESVWILLAQRAARGLGDLMMHANRWTLDEAAEFTVRSTPRGWLRIDGRTVWREQHLYLQQPGYGTSYIIGKVELDELIAERMRDDGAGFSLRATLDAVQRAGMVPLSLIRAELAAARSSSSP, from the coding sequence ATGCGTCGCGCGCTTCCAGCCGGCATCGTGCTCGCAGTGCTCGCTGTCGTCCTGGTGTTTCTCGCGACGCCGCGTGGCACCCCATCGTCGTCGTACGACGCGCTCGTCGATCTCTTCGGTGAGTGGCGGGAGTTCGCGCGGCCGCCGATGGACGCCGGTGTTCCCGACTACGGGGCCGCGGCCATGGCCGCCCAGAGCAGGGCCCTGCCTGAGTGGCAGGCGCGCCTCGCGGCGATCGACACGAGCCGCTGGCCGGTCACCCAGCGTCACGACCACGCCGTCGTCGAGGCCGAAATGGCCGGCCTGGACTTCGACCATCGCGTGCGGAAGCCGTGGGCCCGCGATCCGGGCTTCTACCGCGTCGTGTACGTCTCGCAAAGCGACACGCCGGCTGCCGAGGGCGTCGCGGGCGAGGGCGTCCTCGAGGTCTGGCGGCACGACTTTCCCGTCGACGGCGCCGCCCTCGAGGACGTGCGGACCCGGCTGCGCGCGGCGCGCGGCCGGCTCGAACGGGCGCGCGCCAACCTCACGGGCGACGGCCGCGACCTCTGGCGCGCGGGTGTTGCCGTGTTCCGCGACCAGGTCGACGCGCTCGACACGCTCACGGTTCGTCTCGCATCGGCGCAGCCCGAACTCGTGCCCGACGCGAAGGACGCGACCGAGGCCGCCCGCGACTTCCTCGCGTGGCTCGAGGCCGAGCTGCCGAAGAAGCAGGGGCCCTCGGGCATCGGCGTCGAGGCCTACGACTGGCACGCTCGCCACGTGCGACTGAGCCCCTATGCGTGGAGCGACCAGGTGGCGATCCTCCAGCGTGAGCTGGGCCGCGCCTGGTCGTCGCTGCGCTTCGAGGAGGTTCGCAACCGCGACCTGCCGCCGTTGACGGCGACAACCGTCGCCGAGGAGCACGACCGCCGGTCGCAGGAGGCCGTGACCGACTTCCTCGAGTTCGCCCGCACGCGCGAGATCTTCACGGTGGAGCCGTTCATGGACGCGGCCCTGCGCGTCCAGGTCGGTCGCTACCTTCCGCCGTCGCCGCCTCGCGAGTTCTTCAGGGAAGCCGATCACCACGACGCCATGGCGATGCGCGTGCACGACATGCACTGGATCGAGCTCGCGCGGATGGAACTCGAGCCGCACGCGAGCCCCATTCGTCGTGTGCCGCTGCTCTTCAATATCTGGGTCGACCGAGCGGAGGGCATCGCGACGGGCCTCGAGGAGCAGATGCTCGTCGCCGGGTTGTACGACCCGCGGCCGCGTTCGCGCGAGTCGGTCTGGATCCTGCTCGCGCAGCGGGCCGCGCGGGGGCTCGGCGACCTCATGATGCACGCCAATCGCTGGACGCTCGACGAGGCCGCCGAGTTCACCGTGAGAAGCACCCCACGAGGCTGGCTGCGGATCGACGGCCGGACAGTGTGGCGCGAACAGCACCTGTACCTCCAGCAGCCGGGCTACGGCACGAGCTACATCATCGGCAAGGTCGAGCTCGACGAGCTGATCGCCGAGCGCATGCGCGACGACGGCGCCGGATTCTCGCTGCGCGCCACGCTCGACGCCGTGCAGCGCGCCGGCATGGTTCCCCTATCGCTGATTCGCGCGGAGCTCGCGGCCGCGCGGTCGAGTTCGTCGCCATAG
- a CDS encoding AAC(3) family N-acetyltransferase, with the protein MHSRHALARDFERLGLGPGDVVMLHASVRAVGPVIGGPDQIHLALEDAVSGTGTLMMYVGCPRYYDEVGRGNLTPAEEAEVLAHLPAFDPLTARAAQDHGVLAEFFRTWPGTAVNDHVARFAVRGARAEYLLDGQPWDFAFGRGSILDRFVELDGRLVLLGSDHDNVTFLHYVEHVADLPGRRVTRMLVPTSGLDGTTWREMQEVDTNVAHDHWPDAFFASIVGAFLRHTGNTGGLVGGARSYVLAARRLLAFARPVMEEVALDRRARALTTLRALL; encoded by the coding sequence ATGCACTCCAGGCACGCGCTCGCCCGCGACTTCGAACGGCTCGGCCTCGGGCCCGGCGACGTCGTCATGCTGCACGCGTCGGTCAGGGCCGTCGGCCCGGTGATCGGCGGACCCGACCAGATCCACCTGGCGCTCGAGGACGCCGTGTCCGGCACGGGAACCCTGATGATGTACGTCGGCTGCCCCCGCTACTACGACGAGGTGGGGCGAGGCAACCTGACACCTGCCGAAGAGGCCGAGGTGCTCGCCCACCTCCCGGCCTTCGATCCGCTCACGGCCCGCGCCGCGCAGGATCACGGCGTGCTCGCCGAGTTCTTCCGCACGTGGCCCGGTACGGCCGTCAATGATCACGTCGCCCGTTTCGCCGTCCGCGGTGCGCGAGCGGAGTACCTGCTCGACGGGCAGCCGTGGGACTTCGCGTTCGGCCGCGGCTCGATCCTCGATCGCTTCGTCGAGCTCGACGGCCGTCTCGTGCTGCTCGGATCGGACCACGACAACGTGACCTTCCTGCACTACGTCGAGCACGTGGCCGACTTGCCCGGCCGACGCGTCACGCGCATGCTGGTCCCGACGAGCGGACTCGACGGGACGACGTGGCGGGAGATGCAGGAGGTCGACACGAACGTCGCGCACGACCACTGGCCCGACGCCTTCTTCGCGTCGATCGTTGGCGCGTTCCTGCGACACACGGGGAACACCGGAGGGCTCGTCGGCGGCGCGCGCAGCTACGTGCTCGCCGCACGACGCCTGCTCGCCTTCGCGCGACCGGTCATGGAAGAGGTGGCACTCGACCGCCGCGCGCGCGCGCTGACAACCCTGCGCGCTCTCCTGTAG
- a CDS encoding AraC family transcriptional regulator encodes MGGARVPARRRGGTMDALSDVLRAVRLTGAIFFDVRASEPWVAETPPGASIVGTIFPGADHLVSYHVITRGSCWAGVADEAPIRLSAGDVVVFPHGDQHAMSSAPGMHAAPDLALYRRPVDGQLPFKLSVGSAIDESAQFVCGFLGCDARPFNPLLAALPRVVHLSGATSGAIGAFVQVALAEAREPRPGGQCVLSHLSELMFVDVVRRYLETLPADRTGWLAGLRDPAVGRALTALHRSPERDWTLEGLAREAGLSRTALAERFTQFVGQPPMQYLTNWRMQIAATHLRSGTDSMATIAERVGYESEAAFSRAFKRALGEPPSAWRKRSAAG; translated from the coding sequence ATGGGGGGCGCCAGGGTGCCGGCTCGACGTCGCGGAGGGACCATGGATGCGCTGTCGGACGTGCTTCGGGCCGTACGCCTCACCGGCGCGATCTTCTTCGACGTGCGCGCGTCCGAACCGTGGGTGGCCGAGACGCCCCCCGGCGCCTCGATTGTCGGCACGATCTTCCCCGGTGCCGACCACCTCGTGTCGTACCACGTCATCACGCGGGGCTCGTGCTGGGCCGGCGTGGCGGACGAGGCGCCGATTCGCCTCTCGGCGGGCGACGTCGTGGTCTTTCCCCACGGCGACCAGCACGCCATGTCGAGCGCACCCGGCATGCACGCGGCGCCCGACCTCGCGCTCTATCGGCGGCCGGTGGATGGCCAACTGCCCTTCAAGCTCTCCGTCGGCAGCGCGATCGACGAGTCGGCGCAGTTCGTCTGTGGCTTCCTGGGCTGCGACGCCCGTCCGTTCAACCCGCTGCTGGCGGCGCTCCCGCGTGTCGTCCACCTGAGCGGCGCCACGAGCGGTGCCATCGGCGCGTTCGTGCAGGTCGCGCTGGCCGAGGCGAGGGAACCGCGACCTGGCGGCCAGTGCGTGCTGAGCCACCTGAGCGAGTTGATGTTCGTCGACGTCGTTCGACGCTACCTCGAGACGCTGCCGGCCGACCGGACCGGGTGGCTCGCAGGGCTGCGCGATCCCGCGGTGGGGCGGGCGCTCACCGCGCTGCATCGCAGCCCTGAACGCGACTGGACGCTGGAGGGGCTGGCCCGCGAGGCGGGGCTGTCGAGAACGGCGCTCGCCGAGCGCTTCACCCAGTTCGTCGGCCAGCCGCCGATGCAGTACCTCACGAACTGGCGCATGCAAATCGCCGCGACTCACCTGCGGAGCGGCACCGACAGCATGGCGACGATTGCCGAGCGCGTCGGCTACGAGTCGGAAGCCGCGTTCAGCCGTGCCTTCAAGCGCGCGCTCGGCGAGCCGCCGAGCGCGTGGCGGAAGCGAAGCGCGGCGGGCTGA